The Rhodohalobacter sp. SW132 genomic sequence TGTGGATGTGCTAACATCAGAAAAAAAACCAAAAACATACGATGTCGTAGGTCCGATCTGCGAAACCTCCGATACCTTCCGTAAAGGAATTCAGCTTCCCGAAGTGAAAAGGGGCGACCTTGTTGCGATCCGCAGTGCAGGCGCCTACGGTGAAGTGATGAGCAGCGGTTTTAATTTACGGGAGAAAGTGAAGGCGTATTATTCGGATGAGGTGTAATGAGGGTAAGGATTTGAGAAGTGATAAGGGAAAAGTGAAAAGGAATTGGGTGTTGATTCCTTTATTGGGATAACGCTTTTGGGTTTATTTGTAACAAGCCTTTATAAAAATCGTATTTTATTTTTTAGGCTTTAATCCTGCAAGGTATTGTTTCCATAAACCAAATTTCTCAATCATGTCAAAACGGATATACAGTGAAGAAGAAGTTGCGAAACTGATTCGCCGGGCTGTTGAACTCGACTCGAATCGTTCCGGCTCTTCAAAAAGCGGTGATCAATCAGGGCTTACCATGCAGGATCTTGAGAAAATCGCTGCTGATTCCGGGATTGATCCTGAGTTAATGCACCGCGCAGCCGATGAACTCGACCGTGACGACGCCATGACTGACCTGAAAGAAAGTACCCGTGTAAACCGTTCCGAAATTGTCGCCGAGCACTGGATTAAAGGAGAGCTTACTCGTGAAATTCTTGATGACCTGATCATTGAATTGAACCACCGGTTTGGCACATCAGAGGATGACATCAACTGGTGGGATCGTCTCTGGAATGATTACTCTGGAAAGCCGCTGATCAACCGAACGAAATCCAGTGCCGACTGGCGCTACACGGATGAGATGGAGTTCTACACAACACGCGTCCTGATTCAGCAGCGCGGCGACAAACTGCGAATACGAGTAAGTAAACGACAGGGCTGGAACCTCTCTTGGAACACCGGTGACAGCCATCTTTCTTCTGGATTACTTTACCTGCTTGTGTTTACCATCATTGGCAGTGTGGTCGGTTTCGCAGCACTCGATTCTGTATTTATAGGAATAATGGGCGGACTTGCACTTTCAGCACTATTGGTGCCACTCTCCATCGTAATAAGCAAAAGACGGCTGAAGCACCATATGGATGAAGTTTCTGAAATTGCCGAAAACCTTATCATCCAGGCGAAACAACTTTCTAAAGAGTCAGCTTCAGATCGCAAAACCAGGGGCAAATCAGGATCAAAAAGCACCTCTTCTCACCAACCATCCACCCGGGTGATTGAAATTGAAACCGGCAGTGAGCAGAAGTCATCATCAGACAAAAATCGCCTCAGGAATCACCTGAGGGAATGACCCTGCTTTTATAAAACAGACATCAAACCACCATTTTATCCGCCTGCGGAAGAGAGAGTGACACAACAATTCCGGCAATCATCAGCATGCCGAACAAAGCAATCAGCCATTCTACCCCGAAAATATCAGCGCCGAATCCAATTATCGCTGACAGCACCGTTATGAATCCGACCAGAGTATTGCTCACGGCAACGTAAAGAGGACGGTCTTTTTCAGGCGCGGCATCCACAAGATAGGTTTTCCGGCCCATCCGTATGCCGGCGTGGGCAAATCCGGCAATCAGAAAGACAGATGAGAAAAGAATGGGGGTCTGCCAGTCACCCGGCACAAACAGAAATCCGAGTGCAACCGCGGCGCCGATCACTCCAACAAATCCGCCGGCGGCCATCACATGTTTACTGGAGCGATCGGCAAAACGTCCCCAAAAGTAGCTGCTGAGAACCATCGCCAGGCTGTTTGCGATCACAAATAGTCCCAGGCTGCTCACCTCCGTTCCGGTGATATCCCGCGCAAAGATCGAATAGAATGGAATCACCAGCATCACGCTCAGCAAGAGCGAACGCGCAATGATGAATTTGAGAAACTGCGGCTGTTCTTTAAGCAATCCCCACCCTTCAGTCGCCTCTTTTAATGCCGTACGTGATCCGCCGGTAGCACCGGGTTCCTCTTTGATCATAAAAAAGAAGAGTGCCGCTACAAACCAAAGAACACCGGCCGCCACGAGCAGTATGGCGTAAAGCCCCACATCTTCACCGTCGCCAATGTAATGATACACCCAGTAACCGGCTCCCAGGGATAGAATTCCGCCAGCCGTGGCACGGATAGAAAGCAGCGTTCCCCGTTTTCCTTTAGGGATGGTTTTGGCGAGTACATCTTTAAAACTGACCGACCCTACCCCACTGGCCATACTGAAAAGTGCCAGCAGCAACAAAATGACTACTCCACCCCAGACTCCGGAAAGAGTGACCGCCATCAGCGCCATCAGAAGAAGCGCCGCTGCCTGCGTAACGCCCGCCCCTACCCAGAACCATTTTCGACGGCGGTATTCTCGGATCCGTCCCGATATGGCAAGTTGCGGCAGAAGTGATCCTCCCCGGCTGATCGGCACGAGAAATCCGCTGAATGATGCCGGGGCACCGATCGCCGAAAGCAGCCACGGCAGAACCAGTCCCGGACTGGCGATCTGTTCCGCAAGTTTTGTGCACGTGCCGTTGAAAGCGTTCAGAAAAAAGTTACCGGGCGCTTCTTTGCATGCACTATCGGGAATAGCTGCGCAGGCATTGTCATCGTCTTCGGTTATAAACTCGTAGACGTTCTGAGATAAATCTTTGTAAGGTTCTGACATTCAATGATTTTAGATCTCTTTTACGGTCTTCACTTTTACAGCGTTCTCTCGTATACCGTTCCCTTGTATCCGTCCCTCATAAAAAAACGGAAGTAACCTCCTTAAATCTAACCCGCAATATTCACGAATAGATATATAATTTATTCAGTATTTGGATATTATGTGTCCCAATGAAGTACATAGATCTGTTTCATCTTTATTTGTTTTGAAGGAATTTCCCGCCCAACTAATTCTGAAACTTTTCCTTTTGTTTCATTCGAAACATTGATGCCATATATAATTTTTTTGATGACTGCCCCAGGAATTTGTTTCGCCTCATTCCCTTGCCTTGTTACCATTCGCCATTCACTTTCATGCTGCCAATGCATGGATTTAGTATAGAATAGATCTAAAAACCTTCCGTGTTTTT encodes the following:
- a CDS encoding MFS transporter — protein: MSEPYKDLSQNVYEFITEDDDNACAAIPDSACKEAPGNFFLNAFNGTCTKLAEQIASPGLVLPWLLSAIGAPASFSGFLVPISRGGSLLPQLAISGRIREYRRRKWFWVGAGVTQAAALLLMALMAVTLSGVWGGVVILLLLALFSMASGVGSVSFKDVLAKTIPKGKRGTLLSIRATAGGILSLGAGYWVYHYIGDGEDVGLYAILLVAAGVLWFVAALFFFMIKEEPGATGGSRTALKEATEGWGLLKEQPQFLKFIIARSLLLSVMLVIPFYSIFARDITGTEVSSLGLFVIANSLAMVLSSYFWGRFADRSSKHVMAAGGFVGVIGAAVALGFLFVPGDWQTPILFSSVFLIAGFAHAGIRMGRKTYLVDAAPEKDRPLYVAVSNTLVGFITVLSAIIGFGADIFGVEWLIALFGMLMIAGIVVSLSLPQADKMVV